In Streptomyces durocortorensis, a genomic segment contains:
- a CDS encoding CBS domain-containing protein, whose product MTTAKDIMHSGAHWIPAHETLDRAAQLMREHNVGALPVSANGGQDRMVGIITDRDIVVGCVAKGHDPSKVTAGDLAQGTPRWIEAEADVNAVLEEMQTHRIRRLPVVENKKLVGMISEADLAQHLTEEQIAGWAEKVYARG is encoded by the coding sequence ATGACGACCGCCAAAGACATCATGCACAGCGGGGCCCACTGGATTCCGGCCCACGAGACCCTTGACCGTGCGGCGCAGCTGATGCGTGAGCACAACGTCGGTGCCCTGCCCGTCTCCGCCAACGGTGGTCAGGACCGCATGGTCGGGATCATCACGGACCGCGACATCGTGGTCGGCTGTGTGGCGAAGGGGCACGATCCGTCGAAGGTCACGGCGGGCGACCTCGCCCAGGGGACCCCGCGCTGGATCGAGGCGGAGGCGGATGTGAACGCGGTCCTGGAGGAGATGCAGACCCACCGCATCCGTCGGCTGCCCGTCGTCGAGAACAAGAAGCTGGTCGGCATGATCAGCGAGGCCGACCTCGCGCAGCACCTCACCGAGGAGCAGATCGCGGGCTGGGCGGAGAAGGTGTACGCCCGCGGCTGA
- a CDS encoding DUF6153 family protein, whose amino-acid sequence MAAKARSGSGKGAGSGSCRRFLLFAALLFGIFTMHTVGHPAEHSTPPSAAEAAGATTTAEAAEAAANAARTAPSGHHPDAPMSGMDPLSVCLAVLGVWGLALAGSWLLLRARADGRPAGTHAGAGLPRVLRANPPPRISVLASVSVLRI is encoded by the coding sequence ATGGCGGCCAAGGCGCGGAGCGGGAGCGGAAAGGGAGCCGGGAGCGGTTCCTGCCGGCGGTTCCTGCTGTTCGCCGCCCTGCTGTTCGGCATCTTCACCATGCATACGGTCGGCCATCCGGCGGAACACAGCACTCCACCGTCAGCCGCCGAGGCTGCCGGGGCCACCACGACGGCCGAGGCCGCCGAGGCGGCTGCGAACGCGGCCCGCACGGCCCCCTCCGGCCACCACCCCGACGCCCCCATGAGCGGCATGGATCCGCTCTCCGTCTGCCTCGCCGTTCTCGGCGTCTGGGGGCTCGCCCTCGCCGGTTCCTGGCTGCTGCTCCGGGCGCGTGCCGACGGGCGGCCCGCGGGTACGCATGCCGGGGCCGGGTTGCCGCGGGTCCTGCGGGCGAATCCGCCGCCCCGCATATCGGTGCTCGCCAGCGTCTCGGTGCTGCGTATTTAG